The following coding sequences are from one Lycium ferocissimum isolate CSIRO_LF1 chromosome 3, AGI_CSIRO_Lferr_CH_V1, whole genome shotgun sequence window:
- the LOC132049059 gene encoding pentatricopeptide repeat-containing protein At4g02750-like codes for MPQRDVISWNTMLSGYRNANNPEKVYRYFLHMNRYGEHRPNELTFAVAISSFLHIDFKHLIPQLHGLVLCLGISLNVFVGSALMRGYVDLEDYKGLARVFDEILDKDVTPWNVLILGYMKFGCTSEAQTAFDMMPRRNFFTWSTLINGYIENKKLNEARYVFDKMSEKDVVSWTAMIRGYVQYGDFMKALELFKLMLNSGTSRPNHFTFSTVLDACAGHSAVLVGNQVHTCILKSGFPLDVVLLTSLVDMYAKCGDIEVAFYIFKSIHVKNLVAWNSIIGGYARHGLAERAIQEFERMVKSGIRPDEITFINLVYACGHGGLVEEGERIFKSMVTDYGLKAEMEHYACMVDLYGKAGQLEKAEKLIEGMPFKPDVVVWGALLGACGMHSCIELGEIAANGIYTLENDHPAVYSVLSKIYGEKGMCTDITGLDKLMKKWRAMKQKAGSWIE; via the coding sequence ATGCCTCAAAGAGATGTCATTTCTTGGAACACCATGCTCTCCGGGTATCGCAACGCTAACAACCCGGAGAAAGTGTATAGATACTTTCTACATATGAACAGATATGGAGAACACAGACCCAATGAGCTCACTTTCGCGGTAGCGATTAGTTCCTTCTTGCATATAGATTTCAAGCATTTGATCCCTCAGCTTCACGGTCTCGTGCTTTGTCTCGGGATAAGTCTCAATGTCTTTGTAGGATCAGCATTGATGAGGGGTTATGTTGATTTGGAAGATTACAAAGGTTTAGCTCGAGTTTTTGATGAGATTTTGGACAAAGATGTTACGCCCTGGAATGTGTTGATTTTGGGTTACATGAAATTTGGGTGCACAAGTGAGGCTCAGACGGCTTTTGATATGATGCCTAGGAGAAATTTTTTCACTTGGAGTACTTTGATCAATGGGTACATTGAGAACAAGAAGCTTAATGAAGCTCGGTACGTTTTTGATAAGATGAGTGAGAAAGATGTGGTTTCTTGGACAGCAATGATAAGAGGGTATGTGCAATATGGAGACTTTATGAAGGCTTTGGAATTGTTTAAGTTGATGTTGAACTCAGGAACTAGTCGTCCTAATCATTTTACGTTTTCAACTGTTTTAGATGCCTGTGCAGGCCACTCTGCTGTTCTCGTGGGTAATCAAGTTCACACGTGCATCTTAAAGTCAGGTTTCCCTCTTGATGTCGTTTTGTTAACCTCCCTTGTTGACATGTACgcaaaatgtggagacattgaAGTTGCTTTCTACATTTTCAAGTCAATCCATGTGAAGAATTTGGTAGCTTGGAATTCGATCATTGGAGGTTATGCGAGACACGGGCTTGCAGAGAGGGCAATTCAGGAGTTTGAGAGGATGGTGAAGAGTGGTATCAGGCCCGATGAAATtacttttattaatttggtatatgCATGTGGCCACGGTGGACTAGTCGAGGAAGGTGAGAGAATTTTCAAATCGATGGTAACAGATTACGGATTGAAAGCAGAAATGGAACACTATGCATGTATGGTGGACTTGTATGGAAAGGCAGGTCAGCTTGAGAAAGCAGAAAAATTGATCGAGGGGATGCCTTTTAAGCCTGATGTGGTTGTATGGGGGGCATTATTGGGAGCCTGTGGCATGCATTCATGTATAGAGCTCGGAGAGATTGCAGCAAATGGAATCTACACATTGGAGAATGACCATCCTGCAGTATACTCGGTGCTCTCTAAAATCTATGGTGAAAAAGGAATGTGCACTGACATAACTGGTTTGGATAAGTTGATGAAGAAATGGCGTGCTATGAAGCAGAAGGCTGGTAGTTGGATTGAATGA
- the LOC132050633 gene encoding transcription factor UPBEAT1-like, with translation MGIFSHTLNKGNCDLSDTLLGSQRPIRRQRVMTYNVVNGRHIKGKRCKSVLMKRRVRVEGSRRSENEIGRKVRVLKKLIPNCDDLGLEGLFRETADYILALEMRVKVMQVIVNVLSPSNSD, from the coding sequence ATGGGTATATTCTCTCATACTCTTAACAAGGGAAACTGCGATTTAAGCGATACCCTTTTAGGAAGCCAACGCCCTATAAGGAGACAAAGGGTCATGACTTATAACGTCGTGAACGGAAGGCATATCAAAGGCAAAAGGTGCAAAAGCGTTCTAATGAAGAGAAGAGTACGCGTAGAAGGTTCTAGAAGGTCCGAGAACGAGATTGGAAGGAAGGTTAGGGTACTCAAGAAGTTGATTCCAAACTGTGATGATTTGGGCTTGGAAGGGCTGTTCAGAGAGACGGCTGATTACATTTTGGCTTTAGAAATGAGAGTTAAGGTCATGCAAGTTATAGTAAATGTGTTGTCACCTTCTAATAGTGACTAG
- the LOC132050634 gene encoding pentatricopeptide repeat-containing protein GUN1, chloroplastic, with the protein MASSTPPPHCALTTSKPYHNHPLPQSHPHPQHPHHPNHRNNHHHRHWSSQKVTLNRPPPPRNDPHPPSQNPTFLSLSSSRSDFSADFSGRRSTRFVSKMHFGRPKVSGNTRHSLFAEEALQEAVRSCKNDVVFDQVLLTFGSKLCGSDDYTFLFRELGNRGEWLAAMRCFEFAVGRERKRNEQGKLASSMISILGRSGKVDLAEKVFENAVNHGYGNTVYAYSALISAYAKSGYCNEAIRVFETMKDSGLKPNLVTYNALIDACGKGGADFKRASEFFDDMLRNGVQPDRITFNSLLAVCSGAGLWETARGLFNEMVYRGIDQDIYTYNTFLDAACNGGQVDVAFDIMSEMHAKNILPNQVTYSTVIRGCAKAGRLDRALSLFNEMKCAGITLDRVSYNTLLAIYASLGKFEEALNVSKEMESMGIKKDVVTYNALLDGFGKQGMYTKVKQLFAEMKAENLSPNLLTYSTLISVYLKGGLYQEAVEVYKEFKKQGLKADVVFYSKLIDALCKKGLVEYSSLLLIEMTKEGIQPNVVTYNSIINAFGESASIGCGSDKTVSTISQSKSEEDNIIKIFEQLAAQKSKTNAERQDLLCILGVFHKMHELQIKPNVVTFSAILNACSRCSSFDEASLLLEELRLFDNQVYGVAHGLLMGQREGVWAQALSLFNEVKQMDSSTASAFYNALTDMLWHFGQKEGAQLVVLEGKRSEVWENTWSTSCLDLHLMSSGAACAMVHAWLLSIRSIVFGGHELPKMLSILTGWGKHSKVTGDGALKRAIEGLLSSIGAPFQVAKCNIGRFISTGAVVAAWLRESGTLEVLVLQDDTSHLGKATRFGQISNLQQLTL; encoded by the exons ATGGCCTCCTCTACTCCCCCACCCCACTGTGCACTCACTACCTCTAAACCTTATCACAACCACCCCCTACCCCaatcccacccccacccccaacacccccaccaccccaacCACCGCAACAACCATCATCACCGTCACTGGTcttcccaaaaagtcaccctaAACCGACCCCCACCACCTCGCAATGACCCCCACCCACCCTCCCAAAACCCTACCTTTCTCTCTTTGTCTTCCTCAAGATCAGATTTTTCAGCTGATTTCTCGGGTCGCCGCTCGACCCGATTCGTTTCCAAGATGCATTTTGGTAGGCCCAAGGTCTCTGGTAATACCCGGCATTCTTTATTTGCTGAGGAGGCTTTACAAGAAGCTGTACGTTCTTGCAAAAACGACGTCGTTTTTGACCAGGTTTTGTTGACTTTTGGGTCAAAGCTTTGTGGGTCTGATGATTATACTTTTTTGTTTCGTGAGCTTGGGAATCGAGGGGAATGGTTAGCTGCTATGCGTTGCTTCGAATTCGCTGTTGGGAGAGAAAGAAAGCGTAATGAGCAAGGTAAATTAGCTAGTTCTATGATTAGTATACTTGGTAGATCAGGTAAGGTTGATTTAGCTGAGAAAGTGTTTGAAAATGCTGTGAATCATGGGTATGGTAATACTGTTTACGCGTATTCTGCGTTGATTAGTGCTTACGCAAAGAGTGGGTACTGTAATGAGGCGATTAGAGTGTTTGAGACCATGAAAGATTCGGGCTTGAAGCCTAATTTAGTGACTTATAATGCGTTGATCGATGCTTGTGGGAAAGGGGGTGCTGATTTTAAGAGGGCGTCGGAGTTTTTTGATGATATGTTGAGAAATGGGGTTCAACCGGATAGGATTACGTTTAATTCGCTGCTTGCTGTTTGTAGTGGTGCGGGATTGTGGGAGACTGCGAGGGGTTTGTTTAATGAGATGGTTTATAGGGGAATTGATCAggatatatatacgtataatacgtttttGGATGCAGCTTGTAATGGGGGGCAGGTAGATGTTGCTTTTGATATTATGTCTGAGATGCATGCGAAGAATATTTTGCCTAACCAAGTGACTTACAGTACTGTGATTCGTGGGTGTGCAAAGGCAGGGAGATTAGATAGAGCGTTGAGTTTATTTAATGAGATGAAGTGTGCAGGGATAACATTAGACAGGGTTTCGTACAATACTTTACTTGCTATATATGCAAGCCTGGGAAAATTTGAGGAGGCTCTTAATGTTAGCAAGGAGATGGAGAGTATGGGAATTAAGAAAGATGTTGTCACTTATAATGCTCTTTTGGATGGGTTTGGGAAACAGGGAATGTATACAAAGGTTAAGCAGTTGTTTGCAGAGATGAAAGCTGAAAATCTTTCACCTAACTTATTGACGTATTCCACATTGATTAGCGTGTATTTGAAAGGAGGCTTGTATCAGGAAGCGGTAGAGGTTTATAAGGAGTTCAAGAAGCAAGGTCTCAAGGCAGATGTTGTTTTCTATAGCAAACTTATTGATGCGTTGTGTAAAAAAGGCCTTGTGGAGTATTCTTCATTGTTGCTAATTGAGATGACTAAGGAAGGAATACAACCTAATGTTGTCACATACAACTCTATAATTAATGCTTTTGGTGAATCAGCAAGCATTGGATGTGGATCAGACAAGACTGTATCCACTATTTCTCAGAGCAAGTCTGAAGAGGATAACATCATTAAGATTTTTGAGCAATTAGCTGCTCAGAAGTCGAAAACTAATGCTGAAAGACAGGACTTGCTCTGTATTTTGGGTGTTTTCCATAAGATGCATGAATTACAAATAAAGCCTAATGTAGTCACATTTTCAGCAATCCTGAATGCTTGCAG CCGATGCAGTTCATTTGATGAAGCTTCACTCTTACTCGAAGAACTTCGTCTATTTGATAATCAAGTTTATGGGGTGGCACATGGACTTCTCATGGGTCAGCGGGAAGGTGTATGGGCACAAGCTCTATCACTTTTCAATGAAGTGAAGCAGATGGACTCTTCAACTGCATCTGCCTTTTACAATGCTTTGACTGACATGCTGTGGCATTTTGGCCAG AAAGAAGGTGCTCAATTGGTTGTACTTGAAGGAAAACGTTCAGAAGTTTGGGAAAATACATGGTCTACTTCTTGCTTGGATCTGCATTTGATGTCTTCAGGGGCTGCATGTGCAATGGTCCATGCATGGTTGCTTAGTATACGGTCTATTGTGTTTGGAGGCCACGAGCTACCAAAGATGTTGAG CATTTTGACTGGCTGGGGCAAGCACAGCAAAGTTACAGGTGATGGCGCCCTAAAACGAGCCATTGAAGGCCTGCTCTCCAGCATAGGGGCACCGTTCCAGGTAGCCAAGTGTAATATAGGAAGGTTTATATCTACTGGAGCTGTGGTAGCTGCCTGGTTGAGAGAATCAGGCACACTTGAAGTGCTTGTTCTTCAAGATGATACAAGTCACTTGGGCAAAGCCACAAGATTTGGTCAAATTTCTAATTTACAACAGCTAACCTTGTAG